The genomic interval GAACGGATGGGCGACTTCTCCCAGAGTTTCGATCAGTCGGGGAACCTGATCCCGGTGGTCGACCCGATGACCGGCATGCCATTCCCCGGCAATGTCGTCCCGGGGGATCGGATCAACTCGCACGGCCAGGCGCTGCTGAATTGGTACCCGAACCCCAACGTCTCGGAGCAGTCGAACTACAACTACCAGTTCCAGGGCCAGCAGCGGGCTCCCCGGATCAACAACGTCACGCGCGTGGATCTTCGGCCGACGACGAACGACTCGATCTATGCCCGCTTCTCCCACTGGTTGCAGCCGACCAGCTCCTGGCGGGGCAACTGGGAGATGCTGGAGCGGACGTTCACCTACAACGACTACGCCATCTCCGTGAACTACACGCGCGTCATTGGCGACAACATGGTGAACGAGTTCAACTTCGGCTGGCGCCACTCGTCGGAGCACAATCCGTGGGCCAGCTCGTTCGATATCAACCGTAACCGGCGCATCGATTCCGCTACCAACTTCCCCGGCGACGACGGCCGCGACAACGGGGGCGACGGATCCAATACAGCCGGCACGGTCCCGTACACGCTTGCGCAGTGGTACCCGAACAACAACCTGTACGGGATCATCCCGGCGATGTCGTTCGGCGCGCCGATTCCCAATGCGGCCAACGTGAGCTGGGACTCGCGCTTCATCAACTACGGCAATGACGACCTGTTCAACTTCTACAACGGGTTGTCGTGGACCACGGGGCGCCACAACTTCAAGGCCGGCATCTACGTCGAGCACCTGACGAACATCGAAGGCAAGGGCGCCAGCGCGCTGGCCGGTATCTACGACTTCAACCGCGACCCGGCGAACCCGTTCGACACCGGTCATCCGTATGCGAACGCCCTGATCGGGTCGTTCCGGTCCTACCAGGAGAACACGGCCCGGCTGGGGCAGCGGGCCAGCCAGTGGATCGGCAACGTGTTCATTCAGGACAAGTGGCAGCCGACCGACCGGCTGACGCTGGACATCGGCATGCGCTTCAGCAAGTACACGGTGTTCGAGCAGGCGAACCCCTCGGCATCGTTCCTGCCGTCGCGCTTCGACCACAGCAATCCGGCGCAGCTCTACATGCCGACCATGGTGAACGGGGTTCGGATGGCGATGAACCCGAACGATCCGACCGACATCCAGCCCGAGGTCGTCATCGGCGCGCTGGCGCCGGGCTCTCCTGCCGACAACGGCATGGTGCGGCACACGGACTCGGAGGTTCCGGCCCCGTTCCAGAATCTGCCGGCGCTCCTCTTCGAGCCCCGGGTCGGGTTCGCCTATGACGTGTTCGGCGATGGCCGCACGGCGGTCCGGGCGAACTTCGGCGTCTTCCACAACACCCAGCAGGCGGGTGCGCTCAGTTGGCGGCAGGCGCTCAATCCGCCGCTCGTGGCCACGCCGCAGGTCTGGTACAACACGATGAACAACTGGGGGTCCATCCGGGAGGGCGTGCTCGCCGGAACGGGTGGCATCGTCTACCCGACGGGGACCGTGTACGGCGTCGTCACCGACCACCAGGCGCCGACGCTGTACAGCTTCACCGCCGGTGTTCAGACCGAGATCGGCTTCCAGACGGTGCTCGACATCGCCTACGTCGGGACCCGCGGCCGGAACCTACCGCAGCTCTGGGACGAGAATACCGTCCCCCGCGGGGCCCGGTTCCTCCCGGCGAACCAGGACCAGACGACCGGCCGTCCGCTGCCTGACAACTTCTTCCGCCCGTACCCCGGCTACGCCAGCATCATCATGACCGAGAACGCCGGCAAGTCGGAGTACAACGCGCTGCAGACGCAGGTCAACCGGCGCTTCACGGGGGGGCTGGAGTTCTCGGTGTCCTATACGCTGTCGCAGTCGAAGGACTACACGTCGGCCGACATCCTGTACGGCGCGCGGTCACGCGTGCCGAAGTACGAGGATCTGGACGCCTGGTCGTGGGGTCTGTCCGACTTCGACCGGACGCACCTGCTGACGATCAACTACACGTGGGATCTGCCCGATTCCGGCGGTGGCGCCGGATGGCTACTTGACGACTGGGTGCTCTCGGGGATCACGCAGTTCGTGAGCGGCGCCCCGGCGACGGTCTCTTTCAGCACGACGGACAACCAGGATATCCTGGGCGGCGGCGACCTGTTGCGCCGGTCCAGCAACCCAGACGGACTGGGGAGCGTCGGCCTGGTGGTGCCCGCCAACATCGACCGGAGCTGCGACGTGTCGGCTGGCGGCGGCACGATCGACCGTTGGTTCAACACTTCCTGCTTCAGTCGCCCCGCACTGGGCGAGGTGGGTAACGTGCGTAAGGACGACCTGCGCCTGCCTGGCTTCTATGACACCGGCATCCGGCTCGGAAAGCGGATCGCGGTAGGCGACTCGCAGTTCTTCGAGGTCGGCTGGGAGATCTACAACGTGTTCAACCAGGTGCAGTTCCTCAGAGTCGATCTGGACGCGCAGTTCGACGAGATGGGAAACCAGGTGGACGAGCGGTTCGGGCAGGTCATTTCCGCCCGGCCGCCGCGGACGATGGTCTTCTCGGCTCGTTACTCCTGGTAGCGGTCGCTGCCGCTGCCAGCCGCAACGGGACGGATTGGCTCGTAACGGCGGGGTGGGGTGCGTCGTCCCACCCCGCCGTTTTCTTTCTAGTCGTCCTGTTCCGGCATGAGCACGAATTCGGGGTAGGCGTCGATGCCGAGTTCGGCGACATCCTGCCCCATCTTCTCGACCTCATGGGTTACCCGAACCCCTATCGTCTTTTCCAGGGCGAACCATGTCACGAGTGACGTGACGAACGCGAACAGAGCGATCGAGAGCAGGCCGAGCAGTTGGACACCGAGACTGGCGCCTGCCGCAATGGCGGTTGCGAGGGTGCCCCACGCACCGGCGAAGAGGTGGGCGGGAACCGCTCCGACCACGTCATCGACCTTGAGCTTCTCCAGCAGCTTGATGGCTGACGTGCAGATGATCGCGCCGATCGCGCCGATCACGATGGCCCAGGAGTGGCTGGTGATGTCGGGTCCCGCGGTAATGGAAACCAGCCCTGCAATGGCGCCGTTGAGGCCGGCCAGCAGATCGACGCGCCCGAGGATGGGGCGTGAAACCGCGATGGCCGCGATGACGCCGGCCGCTCCGGCGAGATTCGTGTTGACGAGCACGTGACTCATCGCTACGACGTCGGCTGCGCTGCCCAGGGCGAGTTGCGACCCGCCGTTGAAGCCGAACCATCCGAACCAGAGGATGAACACCCCGAGTGTGACCACCGGTACGTTGGACGGGGGAGTGTTGGTGACGCTGCCGTCAGCGAGGAACTTGTTGTAGCGCGGACCGACGACGAGAGCGCCGGCCAATGCGGCCGCGCCTCCCGTGCCGTGCACGATGGTGGAGCCCGCAAAGTCCTGGAACCCCATGGCGTCGAGCCACCCGCCGCCCCACGTCCACGCGCCGACTATCGGGTAGATGAATGCCGTCAGCACCAGCGTGAAGACGAAGAATGACCACAGCTTGACCCGTTCGGCCAGTGCGCCGGAGACGATGGACGCCGCCGTGGCCACGAAGACCATCTGGAAAAACCAGTCCGACATGACGGCGTAGTCGGTGGCGATCACTGCTTCCCGCGCGCCCTCGGCGCCTTCCAGGAGCGCCAGTTCGTCTGACGACGGTCCGCGGAACAGGCTGAACGACCCGACTACGCTGCCCACGTCGACGTACATCAGGTTGTAGCCGATGACGTAGTAGGCGATTCCGGCGACGGAATACAGACCGATGTTCTTGAGGCAGATGACCGAGGCGTTCTTCGTGCGGACGGAGCCGGATTCGAGCATCGTGAATCCGGCCGCCATCCACATCACCAAGGCTCCCCAGAGCAGGAACGAGAAGGTGTTGAAAATGAACTGAAGCTCGCCGCTCGGCAACTCGGTCATGTCTCACCTCCGTGTCTGGCCATACTATTCGAGCATGGTGACCATTACCAGAAGAGATTGATTAGGCGCCAAGTGCGGCGGAAGCGGTGCGGTTCACGCGCGAACGCCGCCTTGCGGGCGGTCGGAGCGTCAGCTTTCTTCGACCACGAGATCGAAGGCGGCCGTCTCGACGGCCGCTCCAATCTTCACCTGGACGACGATGCGGTAGCTGCCGGGTTCCGGAAAGACGAACGGAAACGTCACCGAACCGGCGGTCGGGGAAGTCCGGTCCATCGCTCCGGCGTGCCCGCGTCCGGCCGGCAAGTCCTCGCCCCCTCGCGCGTTTTCCGCCTCCACGAAACGCTGCTGGGCCGTCAGGTTGATGCTGCCGGACGGATGCAGATGGACGAACAGCGATCCGTCGTCGCGAACTACCGCCGCATGACTCAGCATGCCCATGTACGGCTCGAGCGGCGACGGCGTTCCGTCAGTCTCGGTCACCGAGAAACGCAGGGTGGTTTCTTCATCGGCACTGGGAGTGGGCTCGCGTTCCCAGTGGACGACCCGGCCGCTCGAGAGCGCGTAGCGCGAGGCTTCGGACTCGCCGTGGGGCAGCAGCTTGGCCCACGAATCGTCCGGGTCCGGCGCCGGGACGTCGGATGGAACCGCGCCGCCCACCGTGGTACCGGGTGGCGTTGCCGGGGAAGGCGGCAGCGTCACGCTGTCGACCAGGGTGGGGGCGAAGCCGCTCTCGTGCACGATATCGGCGTAGATGCGGTACTCGCCGTCTGGCAGCGGCGGAAGCGCCACGCGGAACGTGTCGGAACTGACTCGAACCGGGTGCACGTGTGCGAACGCGGACAGGTCGTCCGCCCGCACCACGAACATGTGCATCAGCTTGCCGTGATCCGGCAGGAGTCCGGCGCCGGGTTCGCTCTCGCGCGCGCTCCATGCCGGGTCGTCGATGGTCAACGTCAGGAGGAGCCGACCCTCCGTGGCCTCCACGTCCGTCGTCGTGCTCCACGGCCGGTAGATCCGGTTCCGGTACGCGGCGTCTATCGCGTCCCACCAGATCCAGCCGCCCCCCAGCACGCCGACGAGTGGAAGCGTGAACAGGGCCATCGCGATGCGTCCGTGCCAGCGGCGCCTGGCGTCCGGTACGAGACCCGGTTCCAGAACGCTCTCGCGGACCGCGGCGCCGATGATGGTCACGGCGCCGACGAACAGAAACAGCCCCGCCGCAGCCAGTCCGAAGCCGATGGCCGGGTTCATCGGGAGCAGCCGCTCGGCGACCGCCAGCACTGGCACGAAGACGGTTCCTTCGCCCCCGGCGCCCGCCACCGTCACCTCGATGCTGTAGGAGCCTGCCGTCATGAGCCACAACTCGGCGCTGTAGAGTCCGGTTTCGCCCGGGACCGGATCCGCGATGTCGGGGGGCGGCGCACCATCGAGTCCGAGGTCCGATCGGAGCGGGCGGACCGACACGCGATCGACGCTCTCACCACTCAGAATGCGGACCGATGCCTGCGCGAGACCGGGAATCACCCCCGGTGTTCGCACGATCACACGTACGCCGTACGGACCGGCGGCGCCGTCGAAATAGGCGTTGGAAGTTCCGACATGTGAGGCGACAGTGGCGGTGGCGGCGGCGATCAGCCCCGCTGCAAGCAGGGGTGCGACGAGCGTCCGCGACTGGCTCAAGCTACCTCCGGACCCGCGCCATCCAGTTGCCCCAGACGAGGCCGGCTACGGCCGAGACCGCGGCGATCAGCCCGGTCCAACCCGCCGCTCCCGCCGTCATCGGCGCTCCCCAGAACTCGTACTGGAAGGGGCCCGGTGCGACGTCGAAGCCGAACTGATCGGCGGCGAAGAAGAAGTTCCGGGCCGGCTCGGTGAGAAGAAACGACGCGAACGGCCACTGGACGACGGTGAGAGCGAGCATGGCCGCGACGCCCGCGACAACCGCAATCAGCGCCTGGCGAATGCGTCCTGCGCCAGCCGGAATCCGATTGACGACGATGTCGATGGCCAGTGCCGGCACGACCAGAAGGAGGGGAAACGCCGGCGGCACCATGTGGTCCACCTGCCTGAGGATCGGCGCCAGCATCGGTTGCGCCGGAAAGAGCTGCAGGATCCAGATCATCAGGAGCGTCACTCCCATGTAGACGCCGGCCGCGCCGGTGGCGCCCCAGCGCGACAGCGCGCCCCGTGCGACGGCGACCAGCAGGCAGGGGAAAACGGCGGCGCTCGCGTAGAAGAACGGCGGCGAGTGGTGAGCGTTCGGCATCATGAGGTACTCGGTGAACAGCGTCGCCACCATGAGGATCTGGAGTCCGCCTGCATAGAGGAACAGCAATTGCAGCATGCGGTCCGTCGCCGAGGCGCCGTTCTGCCGCGCGAGCGCCATCAGCATCGCGCCGACGCCGATTCCGTAGATCCCGAGGGCGAGCACGACGTGGGGCGGGCTCAGGATCTCCACGTCGAGACCGTACGCGTTATGCCACCAATCGTCGAACGGGGCCGAGACGATCATCGCCAGCGATCCCCAGATGCAGACCCAGGCGCCCAACGGCCCGCGGAATCCCCAGAACCTCACGCCGGAGGCCTCCTCGGCGCTCGGATCGCGGCCGAAGGTGGCGCGGATTACGATCCATCCGCATGACAGGCCGGCGACGATGCCGCCGAGATAGATCGCCAGGTGGGCCGGTGTCCAGAACGTGTCCCGGCCTATGGTGCGGTGCCACGAGATGTCCCAGATGCCTCCCACGATGACGCTCGTGGACGCGAATGCAACCGCCCAGAGCGGCCACATGACGGCCGACGCGGTGGACGCGGCCCGCGGCATGACGGTAAGGCCGGCGGGGACGGCGGTTGCCGGTACGGCCGGTGCCATGTACCCAGCCTATCGCTACGACAGCGGGAATGCGAGGGCGGGCGCCCGCGTGCCCCGGTGGGCGCGTTGCGGGCTCGTCGGAAGTTCCGCCGGCGCGGAACTTCCCGCCGCCGCGCAGAGTATTCTGGCTGCTGGATGAAGAGCTTCCTTGCTATCTGCGGCGCCGCCGCCTGCCTCGTTCCTCTTGCCGCGCACGCCCAGGGCGTCGGCTTCCAGGCGGGTGCGGCGATCGATCCCGGGCAAATCTATGTCGGCTCGCACGTCGAGTTTCCAGTCGGTTCGAATCAGTTCGTCATTCGACCGGCGATTGACGGTGGTTTCGGCGGCGGCTGGCGGACCGCGGCGATCCGGGGCGATTTCATCTACCGGGTGAACGTCGGCGCATCGGGATGGCGCATTCGACAGGGGCTCGGGCCGACCGTGAACATCGCACGCTCCGAGGATCTCGACATCACCGACGTCAGTACCAATTGGAACTATGTGATGGGCGTCGACAACGAGAACGGCTTCTTCATGGAGTTCAGAGGCGGGCGGGCGCAGGGAGCACGGGCGCCACTTCTCTGGATCGGCGTCGGAATCACGATTCGTCCCGAGTGAGGAGACGGGCGAACGGGGAAACGGCCGGTGAGGAGCCGTCGAGCGATCAGGAGCGGTCGAGCCACTCGACGAAACGGTCGGGCTCCTCGACGATCATGACGCGCACCACCCGTTGATGCTCGTGCATCAGCGCCTTGGCGGCTTCTCGCGCTTCGTCGACCGAGGGGTACTTCGCCCAGGCCGCGGCCAGATTCACGGCACCGCCCCGGACGGTCGTAACCAGCTTGAACATCGAGCCGGGATCATACACCACGGGCCCTCGCGAGCCGCGGCGGGCGTCCGTCGCAAGCTCCGGGCTTCACGACTTGACGCTCGGGCGCCGCGGAAGGGTAGAATGCACTGATCGGCGGGATTGCTCCCGCCGGCAGGCAGCCATGATTACCTGGTGGGAACGGCTTGTTGTCGTCATCGTTCGCGTGGCCGGTGCGATTGCGCCGGCCGCAACGGGATGATGTCCTGATCCAAACCCACCGCAACCCGGAAAGGCCATCATCCAACAACGGGTGATGGCCTTTTTGCTGTAGAGAGAAGATATGGCGAGCGAGCGACGCAGCGCGGCGATTACGGACGGCCCGAGTCGGGCGCCGGCCCGCGCGATGCTGAAGGCGGTCGGTTTTACGGATGCCGATCTCGCGCGGCCCATTATCGGGGTTGCCAATACGTGGATCGAGATCGGTCCGTGCAACTACCACCTGCGCGACCTGGCCGCGCAGGTCAAGGAAGGGATCCGCGCCGCGGGTGGCACCCCGATGGAGTTCAACACGGTCTCCATCTCCGACGGGATCACGATGGGAAGCGAGGGAATGAAGACCTCGCTCGTGAGCCGCGAGGTGGTGGCCGACTCGATCGAGCTGGTTGCGCGCGGCAACCTGTTCGACGGCATCGTCATCCTCGTCGGCTGCGACAAGACGATTCCGGGCGGCGTGATGGCGCTGGTCCGGCTCGACATACCGGGGCTCGTGCTCTACGGCGGGTCGATTGCGCCGGGTCGGTACGACGGTCATGACGTCACGATTCAGGATGTCTTCGAGGCGGTCGGTGCGCACGCGGCGGGTCGGATGACCGACGCCCAGCTCTGCGCGCTCGAGGATGTCGCCTGCCCCGGACCAGGTGCGTGCGGCGGGCAGTTCACGGCGAACACGATGTCGACGGTCTGCGAGTTGCTAGGGGTCTCGCCGATGAGCGCGAATGGCGTGCCGGCGATGGTGGCGGAGAAGGCCGACGCGTCGCGCCGGGCGGGCGAGCTGGTGATGGAGCTGGTGGCGAAGAACCTGCGCCCGCGGCGGATCGTGACGCGCGAGGCGCTCGACAACGCGATCTCCGCCGTCGCCGCGACGGGCGGATCTACCAACGCCGTGCTGCATTTGTTGGCGATAGCCCACGAGGCGGGGGTCGACCTCCGGATCGAGGACTTCGACCGGGTGAGCGAGCGGACGCCGCTGCTGGCGGACCTCAAGCCGGGCGGACGCTTCGTGGCGACGGACCTCTACCGCGCCGGCGGCATCGGCCTGGTGGCAAAACGGTTACAGGAGGCCGGCCTGCTTCATGAGGACTCCCTCACGGTTACCGGTCAGACGATCGGCGACGTCGCGCGGGCCGCGATGGAAACCGAGGACCAGGAGGTGGTCCGCCCGGTCGCCGATCCGATAACACCTACGGGGGGCCTGGTGATCCTCAAGGGCAACCTCGCGCCCGAGGGCTGCGTGGTGAAGGTGGCGGGACACGAGCCGCAGACTCACCGCGGTCCGGCCCGGGTGTTCGACAGTGAGGAAGCGGCGTTCGAAGCGGTAGGGGCGGGTCTTATTCGGCCGGGCGACGTAGTGGTGATTCGGTACGAGGGCCCCAAAGGGGGGCCGGGGATGCGCGAGATGCTCGGGGTGACGGCGGCCATCGTCGGCGCGGGCCTGGGCGAGTCGGTGGCGCTGTTGACTGACGGACGGTTCTCGGGCGCGACACGCGGGATGATGGCCGGACACGTCGCGCCGGAAGCGGCGGCCGGTGGTCCGATCGCCGTGGTGCGGGAAGGGGACGCGATCCTGTTCGACGAGCGGAACCGGACCCTGCGGCTCGAGATAGACGACTCGGAGCTCGAATCGCGGCTCGCGGCCTGGCAGCCGCCCGAGCCTCGTTTCCGGAGTGGTGTGATGGCGAAGTACGCGCGGCTGGTTTCCTCGGCCGCCACCGGCGCGGTGACGAACTGACGGGGCATAAGTCTGAAAATGGAACGGATGCGGGACGAACGGACGATGAGATAGAGGCATGACATGTCTTCGATGAGAACCGGCGCGCAGATCATCTGGGAGGCCCTGGTGCGTGAAGGCGTTTCCACGGTCTTCGGCTACCCGGGCGGGGCGATCCTCCCTGCCTACGACGCGATGCTGGAGTACCCGATCCGCCACGTCCTCGTGCGGCATGAGCAGGGGGCGACCCACATGGCGGATGGCTATGCCCGGGCGAGCGGCGACGTGGGTGTGGCGATTGCCACCTCCGGCCCGGGCGCCACCAACATGGTTACCGGGATCGCGACCGCGATGCTCGACTCGTCGCCCGTCCTCTGCATCACCGGCCAGGTGGGAAGCCGCCTGATCGGCTCCGACGCGTTCCAGGAGACCGACGTCACCGGCGTTACGTTGCCGATCACGAAGCACAACTACCTGGTGTCGCATGTTGACGAGATCGCCCCCGTGATCCACGAGGCCATGTATGTCGCCCGGTCGGGCCGTCCGGGCCCGGTGCTGGTCGACATCACGAAGGACGCGCAGCAGGCGTCGACGGAGCTTCAGTTCGGGCCCGATGACGTCAAGCTCCCCGGGTACCGGCCTAACCTGCGGGCGTCGGAAGCGGAGTTCCAGAAGGCGGCCGACCTGGTGAACCGGGCGAAGCGGCCGGTGATCCTGGCCGGCCACGGGGTGCTCCTCTCCGGCGCGATGGAGCAGGTGCGCGAGCTCGCCGAGCGGGCGAACATACCGATCGCCATGACGTTGCTCGGCATCGGGGGAGTCCCGGCGCTCCATCCGCTCAACATGGGAATGATGGGCATGCACGGCGAGGCGTGGGTGAACGCTGCCATCCAGGAGGCGGACCTGCTGCTCGCGCTCGGCATGCGCTTCGACGACCGGGTGACCGGCAACGTCCGGACCTACGCGCCGAACGCGCGCAAGGTGCACGTCGACATCGATCCGGCCGAATTCCACAAGAATGTCCAGGTGGACGTCGCGCTGGCGGGCGACCTTGCCGCGGTGCTGGACGACCTCGCCCCGATGATTGAGGCGAACGACCATGCCGCCTGGCTGGAGACGATTGGGGAAATGAAGGGAGATGTAGCGGTCCGCGACATCCAGAATCTGCCCGACAGCGGACATCTGTACGCCGCGCACGTCATCAACGACATCTGGAGGATGACCGACGGCAAGGCCATTGTCGTCACCGACGTTGGCCAGCACCAGATGTGGGAGGCGCAGTACTACCACCACAACGAGCCGCGAACGCTCATCACCTCCGGCGGCCTCGGGACGATGGGGTTCGCGCTGCCAGCGGCGGTCGGCGCCAAGCTTGCCAAGCCTGATGCGGAAGTTTGGGTGGTGGCGGGCGACGGCGGCTTCCAGATGACGATGGCCGAACTCGCGACCATCGCGCAGGAGCGCATAAAGATCAATGTCGCGGTAATCAACAACGGCTACCTCGGAATGGTGCGGCAGTGGCAGGAGTTCTTCTACGAGCGTCGTTACGCGGCGACGCCGCTGCTGAGCCCCGACTTCGCGAAGCTGGCCGAGTGCTTCGGCCTGGGCGGCGGCACCGTCAGGACACGCGGCGAGGTGGAGCCGGCGGTAGAGCAGGCGCGCGCCGACGAGCGGACGGTGGTGATCGACTTCCAGGTGGAGCAGGAGGACACCGTCTACCCGATGGTGCCGGCCGGCGCCGACCTCCACAACATGATTCGCCGGCCCAGCCCGGCGCCGATCGTCGAGACGGCGGACGACGAGTAGCGGGAGGCAGGGAAGACGATGGCCGCAGACCCACGCCACACGTTCGTCGTCTACGTCGAGGACAAGCCGGGAGTGCTGAACCGGGTCGCCTCGCTCTTCCGGCGGCGCGCGTTCAACATCGAGTCGCTCACAGTCGGTCACACCGAGGTGCCTGAGGTCTCGCGGATGACTATTGTCGTCCGGACCGACGTCGGGGGCGCACGCCGCCTGGAGGCGAATCTCTACAAGCTGGTCAACGTGCTGCGGGTGCATGACGTCACGGCGGACCCCGTGATATTCCGCGAACTGGCGATGGTGAAGGTGCGCGCCACCGCCGAGACGCGGACGCACGTGATGCAGCTTGCCGACGCCTTCCGCGCGCGCCTCGTGGACGTGGCCCCGGACGCGGTCGTGATCGAAGCCACCGGCACCGAGGAGAAGATCGACGGACTGCTGGAGGTGTTGCGTCCCTACGGCATCCTGGAGATCGTCCGGACCGGCCGGGTGGCGATGCGGCGCGGCGCACACAGCGTCATGATCGACCCGGCCGATCTGCCGTCGCGGCGGCCGCCGTCCCTGCGCGAGACGGACGACTCCAACGTCTCCTACTCGGTATAGACTGTCGCGTTCGCGCGCCCGTTCCGGGCCGTCACCGCACCACCCACCGTGAGAGGACACTGACGACATGGCAACGATCTATTACGACGACTCCGCCGATCTGGGGCTGATCCAGGGGAGGAAAGTAGCGGTCTTCGGCTACGGATCACAGGGACATGCCCACGCCCTCAACCTGAAGGAAAGCGGCGTCGATGTCCGCGTCGCGCTCCATGAGGGCAGCCGATCGAAGGCAAGGGCGGCAGCGGAGGGGTTGACCGTCGTGGCAGGCGGCGAGGCGGCGGCGTGGGCCGACGTCATCATGTTGCTGACGCCCGACACCGCGCAGGCGGGAATCTACGCCGAGCAGGTGGCGCCGCATCTCGACGCGGGCAAGATGCTGATGTTCGCGCACGGCTTCAACATCCGCTTCAAGACGATTCAGCCGCCGCCCGACGTGGACGTCACGCTGATCGCTCCCAAGGCGCCCGGCCACCGCGTGCGCGAGGTCTTCCTGGAAGGGGGCGGGACCCCGGCCCTGATTGCGGTGGAGCAGGACGCAACCGGTAGCGCGAAGGCCCTTGCGCTTTCCTACGCGAAGGCGCTCGGCCTGACGCGCGCAGGCGTTATCGAAACCACCTTCGCGGAGGAAACCGAGACGGACCTGTTCGGCGAGCAGGCCGTACTCTGCGGCGGGGTCAGCGCGCTTGTGAAGGCGGGATTCGAGACGCTGGTCAAGGCCGGCTACCAGCCGGAAGTGGCCTACTTCGAGTGCATGCACGAACTGAAGCTGATCGTCGATCTCTTCTACCGGGGCGGCCTCAACTACATGCGCTACTCGGTGAGCGACACGGCGGAGCATGGCGATTACACTGGCGGGCCGCGCGTCGTGACGGACGAGACCCGCCAGGCGATGCAGCAGATCCTCAAGGACATTCGGGAGGGCACCTATGCCAATAACTGGATTGCCGAGGACAAGGCGGGACGCCCTTGGTTCATGGCGCAGCGCAAGCAGGAGCAGGCGCACCAGATCGAACAGGTGGGCGCCGAACTCCGTTCGATGATGCCGTTCCTCGATGCGGTAACGCTGAAGGAGGACGTGTAGCCTTACAAGAGAAGTTGATCGCAAGTTCCGGAGGGGCCCCATGCTCAGTCGTGACCCAGCCAAGCCTCGCTTCTGGTCGCCCGTCGTCTGTGCCGGAACCGGCGCCGTCGCTCTCGGCGCGGCGCTTCTGTTCGCCGCCGCCCTTGGCTACCGCACCGGCCTGCTCGACCTGGGGACGAGCTTTACCGTGCTGCGTTGGGGTGCGCGTATCTCGGCTGGTGCAGCCGGACTGGCGTTGATCGCGGCGATCTGGGCCGCGTTCCGGCGCCTGCATTGGCAGAACGTGGC from Acidobacteriota bacterium carries:
- a CDS encoding carboxypeptidase regulatory-like domain-containing protein; amino-acid sequence: MRATWAVLLTALLVLSFGPSANAQTTTGGFSGNVVDDAGLVLPGVTVTLLQEETAAVRSTVTNEVGVFNFAAVQPGPYTVRVELPGFSTYELTGAQLATNQQYNVGTVELSIAALEETVQVTAQRIVETISSDRSALITEETIDAITVRGRDVTSMLRILPGVGYQPDPDAIGEIVIGSWLPNVGGTRQGWSTVTIDGIPGNDIGLPEVSSHSMNPDAVGQVNVQLTNFTADTGRNGGAQINLVTKAGTNNFSGSAYTYGRSEQFRADNYFDKQAGIPKPEYRYWTLGANAGGPIVQDKMFIFYSYEQWGVRTPQSLAQITVPSLAERMGDFSQSFDQSGNLIPVVDPMTGMPFPGNVVPGDRINSHGQALLNWYPNPNVSEQSNYNYQFQGQQRAPRINNVTRVDLRPTTNDSIYARFSHWLQPTSSWRGNWEMLERTFTYNDYAISVNYTRVIGDNMVNEFNFGWRHSSEHNPWASSFDINRNRRIDSATNFPGDDGRDNGGDGSNTAGTVPYTLAQWYPNNNLYGIIPAMSFGAPIPNAANVSWDSRFINYGNDDLFNFYNGLSWTTGRHNFKAGIYVEHLTNIEGKGASALAGIYDFNRDPANPFDTGHPYANALIGSFRSYQENTARLGQRASQWIGNVFIQDKWQPTDRLTLDIGMRFSKYTVFEQANPSASFLPSRFDHSNPAQLYMPTMVNGVRMAMNPNDPTDIQPEVVIGALAPGSPADNGMVRHTDSEVPAPFQNLPALLFEPRVGFAYDVFGDGRTAVRANFGVFHNTQQAGALSWRQALNPPLVATPQVWYNTMNNWGSIREGVLAGTGGIVYPTGTVYGVVTDHQAPTLYSFTAGVQTEIGFQTVLDIAYVGTRGRNLPQLWDENTVPRGARFLPANQDQTTGRPLPDNFFRPYPGYASIIMTENAGKSEYNALQTQVNRRFTGGLEFSVSYTLSQSKDYTSADILYGARSRVPKYEDLDAWSWGLSDFDRTHLLTINYTWDLPDSGGGAGWLLDDWVLSGITQFVSGAPATVSFSTTDNQDILGGGDLLRRSSNPDGLGSVGLVVPANIDRSCDVSAGGGTIDRWFNTSCFSRPALGEVGNVRKDDLRLPGFYDTGIRLGKRIAVGDSQFFEVGWEIYNVFNQVQFLRVDLDAQFDEMGNQVDERFGQVISARPPRTMVFSARYSW
- a CDS encoding ammonium transporter gives rise to the protein MTELPSGELQFIFNTFSFLLWGALVMWMAAGFTMLESGSVRTKNASVICLKNIGLYSVAGIAYYVIGYNLMYVDVGSVVGSFSLFRGPSSDELALLEGAEGAREAVIATDYAVMSDWFFQMVFVATAASIVSGALAERVKLWSFFVFTLVLTAFIYPIVGAWTWGGGWLDAMGFQDFAGSTIVHGTGGAAALAGALVVGPRYNKFLADGSVTNTPPSNVPVVTLGVFILWFGWFGFNGGSQLALGSAADVVAMSHVLVNTNLAGAAGVIAAIAVSRPILGRVDLLAGLNGAIAGLVSITAGPDITSHSWAIVIGAIGAIICTSAIKLLEKLKVDDVVGAVPAHLFAGAWGTLATAIAAGASLGVQLLGLLSIALFAFVTSLVTWFALEKTIGVRVTHEVEKMGQDVAELGIDAYPEFVLMPEQDD
- the ilvD gene encoding dihydroxy-acid dehydratase, with product MASERRSAAITDGPSRAPARAMLKAVGFTDADLARPIIGVANTWIEIGPCNYHLRDLAAQVKEGIRAAGGTPMEFNTVSISDGITMGSEGMKTSLVSREVVADSIELVARGNLFDGIVILVGCDKTIPGGVMALVRLDIPGLVLYGGSIAPGRYDGHDVTIQDVFEAVGAHAAGRMTDAQLCALEDVACPGPGACGGQFTANTMSTVCELLGVSPMSANGVPAMVAEKADASRRAGELVMELVAKNLRPRRIVTREALDNAISAVAATGGSTNAVLHLLAIAHEAGVDLRIEDFDRVSERTPLLADLKPGGRFVATDLYRAGGIGLVAKRLQEAGLLHEDSLTVTGQTIGDVARAAMETEDQEVVRPVADPITPTGGLVILKGNLAPEGCVVKVAGHEPQTHRGPARVFDSEEAAFEAVGAGLIRPGDVVVIRYEGPKGGPGMREMLGVTAAIVGAGLGESVALLTDGRFSGATRGMMAGHVAPEAAAGGPIAVVREGDAILFDERNRTLRLEIDDSELESRLAAWQPPEPRFRSGVMAKYARLVSSAATGAVTN